GTCGCTAGCATATTTTCGCTCAGTGTTGCTGTTGCATTCGCGCATGAACCGCAGCTGCGAAGTGTGCTCTATGCATTGCCGCAGAGCATAACAAGCTTTGTCATGGCACCGCTTGCTGCATGGCAAGGGTGGGATGGTCTAGACGATGAGCAGAGTGCCAAAGGGAGCAAATGGGCTTGGTTCAGAGTGGCGTTGATCCCGCTTCTGATCGGGGTGTTGTTCCTGCAACTTTACAAAGCCGGGAACCCCAAATTCAATCAACTCACGGCCGGTTTTCTGGATGAATTCTATGATCTGCTGGCAGAGTTCTTTACGCCCCACATTTTCTTCTTGCTGCTGGCGATGGTGGTGAGTGCGGTGATCATGCGTCGCATCGCGCCAAGGTCTTTGAGTAATTCAGAGTCGCGCTGGACCGATGTGTTGTTGCGCAAACGGAAAACACGGCCACATTGGTTGGCGCCGGCATCCATGGGGCCGTTGGAACGTGAGCGCAAAGCTGGTCTGGTGCTGCTTGTGATCATGAATGCCATGTTGCTCGTGGTGAACGTGATCGATATCGATTGGTTCTGGTTCGGATTTACCGTACCCGAGAACTTCAGTCTGAAACAATTCGTGCATTCCGGAACATGGATGTTGATCATCAGTATCCTGTTGAGCATCATTATCCTCCTTCATCTTTTCCGTGGAAACCTTAATTTTTACAAGCGTTCCGGCTCCATGCGTGTGTTAGGAATAGCATGGATCGTGCAGAATTTCATCCTAGGCATTTCGGTGTTCTTGCGCAATTACCATTACATCAGCTTCCATGGATTGGCATATAAGCGGATCGGTGTTATCGTGTTCTTGCTATTGGTGCTGGTAGGGCTGGTAACGCTCTTCTTGAAAGTGCGTGATCGGAAAAGTTTCTTCTACCTCGCACGGTTGAATACCTGGGCATTGTTCATCACACTTGTCGGTCTGGCCTGTGTGGATTGGGATACGTTCATCGTACGGCACAACCTGCATCACCAGAACAAAGGCGAGATCGACATCGATAATTACTTACACATGAGCGATAAGGTCTTGCCACTGCTCTATGTCAATTTAGATGTGATAGAAGCCCAAATGGCGCAGCACAGTAAGAATGAAGTGCGATGGGTATATCACTTGAACCCCGTTGAATTTCGTCGTGAACTGGATGTCAAGTACAGGGCATTTCAAGACCGTTACGCCGGGCAGCATTGGCAGGAATCTTCGTTGGCAGATGATGACACAGCTTTTCAAATGAGAAAGCTTGCCTTATGGACCGATAAACAATGAGCGATCTGCACTACATCCGGATATGGATCATCATCTTCATGGTAGCATTGATGATCAGTGGACTTACAGCTGTTCCGCTGGAGTGGGGTACACAATTATTGGCCGAGGTCACTGAGCCTTGGGGAGAACCTTGGTCCGGTTGGAGTGCTTATTCCGCAGAAGCTGTTGCACACGTGGGTAATACCTATCCAATGTTGTTCTACGGAACCGATTGGTTGGCCTTCGCCCATGTGGTCATCGCTCTTGCTTTTGTTGGTCCGTATCGCGATCCGGTGCGCAATCGCTGGGTGATCGAATGGGGACTCTGGTGTTGTCTGCTTGTGCTGCCATTGGCATTTCTATGGGCACCGGTCCGTGGTATTCCCTTCTTCTGGAGATGTGTTGATGCATCATTCGGTGTCATTGGCGCCATACCGCTTTGGCTTGTTCTTAAACGCATTGATCGCTTGGCTGTTCGAAATTCCGGTAGTGCCACATGAAAGTTTTCTCACGCACCAAACAAACCGAACTCCTCGTTGCATCATTGGTGCTGACCTTGGCGACAGGCCTTGCGATCGCTCCTGATGCGTACATCCCTATGCTTGCGC
The nucleotide sequence above comes from Flavobacteriales bacterium. Encoded proteins:
- a CDS encoding DUF4173 domain-containing protein → MNSSPQPSYPLFNMELPATLGRWVPIATVAVTTFVFDFLFWERSAGINVTLFTFWSTVFLVMRYGWKGLSTPAKFALFGALISAVTVYVHDSSIALVASIFSLSVAVAFAHEPQLRSVLYALPQSITSFVMAPLAAWQGWDGLDDEQSAKGSKWAWFRVALIPLLIGVLFLQLYKAGNPKFNQLTAGFLDEFYDLLAEFFTPHIFFLLLAMVVSAVIMRRIAPRSLSNSESRWTDVLLRKRKTRPHWLAPASMGPLERERKAGLVLLVIMNAMLLVVNVIDIDWFWFGFTVPENFSLKQFVHSGTWMLIISILLSIIILLHLFRGNLNFYKRSGSMRVLGIAWIVQNFILGISVFLRNYHYISFHGLAYKRIGVIVFLLLVLVGLVTLFLKVRDRKSFFYLARLNTWALFITLVGLACVDWDTFIVRHNLHHQNKGEIDIDNYLHMSDKVLPLLYVNLDVIEAQMAQHSKNEVRWVYHLNPVEFRRELDVKYRAFQDRYAGQHWQESSLADDDTAFQMRKLALWTDKQ